The following coding sequences are from one Pasteurellaceae bacterium RH1A window:
- a CDS encoding transcriptional repressor, with amino-acid sequence MSEQNAKLLKDVGLKVTEPRLTILALMQDIREQMQHFSAEDIYKLLLEQQSEIGLATVYRVLNQFEEVGILTRHNFDANKAVFELNFNHEHDHIICMDCGKVFEFKDSEIERRQREISQQHGIELANHSLYLYGKCSNLKACDEKEKK; translated from the coding sequence ATGTCTGAACAAAATGCCAAACTACTGAAAGATGTCGGTTTGAAGGTGACTGAGCCTCGTTTAACCATCCTGGCCCTTATGCAGGATATTCGTGAGCAAATGCAGCACTTTTCCGCAGAAGATATTTATAAGCTCTTACTGGAACAGCAGTCTGAAATCGGCCTGGCCACGGTTTATCGTGTACTCAATCAGTTTGAAGAGGTGGGCATTCTCACCCGCCACAACTTTGATGCCAACAAGGCCGTCTTTGAGCTTAACTTCAACCACGAACACGACCACATCATCTGTATGGACTGCGGCAAGGTCTTTGAATTTAAGGACTCCGAAATTGAACGCCGCCAGCGTGAAATCAGCCAACAGCACGGCATTGAGCTGGCCAACCACAGTCTCTATTTATACGGCAAGTGCAGCAACCTCAAAGCCTGTGATGAAAAAGAGAAGAAATAG